The following DNA comes from Simkania negevensis Z.
GCAAACACGGGACAATGACAACAACACCCTTCTCCATGTTCTTCAAGAATGTCCGAAATTATTTAAGCGGATTGCAGAGTATGATCCTAAGCTCCTTCACGAAAAGAATGAATACAGTGGGGACTATCCGATCCACTCTCTTGGATATTATACCAAGCAATTTGAGCTTCTCAAATGGGTGATTCAGAAAGAACCAACTGTGCTTCAACAACGAAATAAAAGCGGTCGACTCTTGATTCATCAGTTTGTGCAAAATCAATTAGATTATGAAGGGTTCACTCTGTTTTTATGGTTGATTGAGCAAGATCCTACTCAATTGGAAGCTAAGGATGACGAAGGGTATAGTTTACTTCATCATGCGTTTTCTAGTTCAAACTTTCAAGTCATCAAGTGGCTTTTAGAAAAAGATCCTTCTTGCGCAAATGACAGAACAAAAGAAGGCTTATTGCCCATCCATTTCTTAAGTTGGTATGAAAAGAACCAGGGTTTTATCCGTTGGTTTTTCGAAAAATATCCTGAGCAACTTCTAGAAAAACAGCCATCAGGGGATTTGCCTATCCATTTTGCTTGCCAAGCTGGCTATGAAGAACTCGTCATGTGGATATTAGAGCAAGATCAAGTGGTCCAAACTGTGTCATGAAAAAACAAGTGTTCTCCTGCCTATTTTTCTCACTTTTTACCCTTGCGCAGGGGCAATCATTTGAAGAAGAAGTGTTTGATGAGTTCAAGAAGGCTGATGAAAGGTGGATTGAATTTAAAAACAACTTAACAATCTATCTCGATGAGATAAAGCTCCCTTCTCGGAAAGCCGATGAAGGTGAACTTGACATCTACTTTGCTGAAAAGTGGGAAGCTTCCTATAAAGCTTTACAACAGAAAATAGGAGAGCTTCAGCAGTCGTTTTGGGACTTTAGAGAAAAACTAGAAGAGGTGGTTGCATATCATGCGGAAAGCACTCATGTCTCTTATGCAAAAGCGTCTGTTTCAGTTGAAGCAACTCAGTGGTACACGACATATCTTGAGAAAAACCTTTTTGGATTTGAGCCAGGAAAGCAACGAGAAATTAAAACCGATTTAAAGCTGAGTCAAGATGTAACGAGAAGTTTTCCCTATTCGTTTGTGGAACCTCCCTACATTAGCCCCCATGTCATTCACAGTCTGACGCCCCCATGGCCGAGCTATGCGCATAATGATGGAAGTGCCATTGAACTTTGGAATGGGCAAAGTAAAGCCATAGAAAATTATGAATTCCCCTCATTCACTCAAGAACTGAGTTCCTTGGAAACAGCATCGTTTGAGTATTCTTATATTGGTAAAACGGATCAAGATGTTTACGTTTTGTTGACAGATGAATGTGGTGGAGGAAGAGGGCAGTTTAAAGGGTTATTGTTTTTTACAATTGAAGTGGAACCTTATTTAGCTGATGAAAACGGAGAACGAGAACGGGTTGTCATTAAACGGGTTGGTGAACATTTTTTGGGAGATAGATGGTTTGGGCAATTGAAGGTAGAAGGCAATCAAGTGACTCTTGTTACAGAAGGATATCGCCAAACCGAAATTAAGCCTCAGTCAGTCATCTTAGATCTTCAGCATTTTTTCCCCTCACGTCCCTTAAGTCCAATCTTTGCAGAGCGCCTTGTGACAAGAAATGAAGATGGACCTCTTTTTTGGGCGGTTTATCAAGATGATTCCGATACGCTGTTGGCGCTCATGGAAGAGCGAATTTCTAAAGAGCTCATTCAGAGATTACTGCACATCGCTAGTCGGCATGGCTGTTTTAAATGCCTCAGCATCTTACTCGATCATGGAGGCGATCCGAATTTTTCTGACCGGGAAGGCAACACTCCTTTGCACT
Coding sequences within:
- a CDS encoding ankyrin repeat domain-containing protein; the encoded protein is MLHEKNSSGASPAMQAAYCGHFHLVEKLIDRDENLMQTRDNDNNTLLHVLQECPKLFKRIAEYDPKLLHEKNEYSGDYPIHSLGYYTKQFELLKWVIQKEPTVLQQRNKSGRLLIHQFVQNQLDYEGFTLFLWLIEQDPTQLEAKDDEGYSLLHHAFSSSNFQVIKWLLEKDPSCANDRTKEGLLPIHFLSWYEKNQGFIRWFFEKYPEQLLEKQPSGDLPIHFACQAGYEELVMWILEQDQVVQTVS
- a CDS encoding ankyrin repeat domain-containing protein; the protein is MKKQVFSCLFFSLFTLAQGQSFEEEVFDEFKKADERWIEFKNNLTIYLDEIKLPSRKADEGELDIYFAEKWEASYKALQQKIGELQQSFWDFREKLEEVVAYHAESTHVSYAKASVSVEATQWYTTYLEKNLFGFEPGKQREIKTDLKLSQDVTRSFPYSFVEPPYISPHVIHSLTPPWPSYAHNDGSAIELWNGQSKAIENYEFPSFTQELSSLETASFEYSYIGKTDQDVYVLLTDECGGGRGQFKGLLFFTIEVEPYLADENGERERVVIKRVGEHFLGDRWFGQLKVEGNQVTLVTEGYRQTEIKPQSVILDLQHFFPSRPLSPIFAERLVTRNEDGPLFWAVYQDDSDTLLALMEERISKELIQRLLHIASRHGCFKCLSILLDHGGDPNFSDREGNTPLHCAVDSREFESVKKLIEKGALINAENFHGLTPLVLAVKKGKPEVVNYLLEKGAAVDFVDQDGKNLLHYALYDGWDCEIAEKLFSLGVKANRSDMLPQAACLGSRLIVSHMLDQGVDINSENQWEETALMNCFRFGEMREELADYLLEKGADPFAHKWDGDAPILKIIDFRSMHLLQKCLSKGVDLNCKRLKISPLYRAAEIDWLEGVKLLLEQGANVNLQNSSDGWSKGGRTPLHAAAENGNLEMVKLLRGHGADLFPPDVKTPFALAAECNHKSVLLYFISEGFLSP